ATGTTAATCATGTGTTTACCATCCCACGCATTGCGCTCCAGACATtacctccccaattaaggtgccaccaacctcctgtgcactGCATAAAAATGAAACACTCGTTTTTTAATTGGAAAACTTTTCATTTTATTCAATTTTTGAAGTACAGAACTGCAAAAATTGGGTTTACAAAATTGCCATACTAACAAAACTGATTTCAGGTGTGTAGTGAGGTAATAGTTAATTGGGAGGAGGATGAAGGGCAAGGAAAGCTTGATCTTATGCGGCAAATAGAGGGTGCTATGACAGCAGAaaatgtaagcatttcacggtaaggtctacacttgttgtattcagtgcatgtgacaaagtgtgtgtgtattttcaaGATGctgtaaagccttgttcacatcaaatccatttttttttttttgcatatccgattcaaaacgtatttttcctgcagtctgaacagtCAAATAGCACATGGAATAGGATATTTTAAGCCACCTTCGTAGGTGGTTTGAAgtcagatacaaatctgattcctggccatgcgaCTTATCTGAATGGTCAAATCTGATTGATTTACCCTCAAGTGTTTCTAAAAACttatttggcatatcttgttgcttgctagctacacttgacagtttgacaagaatGTGCCAACTAACTAGCTTATTAATCATTTACAAATAAAtgagtgaatgtgctagaaagaTAAACAGCTACCTAGTTAGTTGACTGCTGTGTCTAGCCAAACACTTGTTTTGAAAGTAGGAGTATCTTATCCTGAGGCTTTTaaagtgttcttacactatgatttagaacattcaaaacaactgggaaatgTCCATTGCAGGCAGTCACCGTCGCTTGCTACATAACTGAGTGATAGGAAGCACAAGCACCAACGcgcaccccccccctccccctcattactatgacaactagcatagccatgtcagcaactgactgctgtctgaacacacacatctGATTTGGTCACTTgacttgctgtttggacagccAGTATTGCAAAACGGATTTgaaaaaacaaaactgatttgagcattaaggcctgcagtgtgaacaaggcttaagTGTTGCTTACTGTAAAATAATGTGTAATTGAACCTTTGGTTGTTGAGTGGTGTCAGTATAGCAGCTAAGAGAAAGATTCAGAGTATCAAACTCATCAGATAGATTATTGAAAACTACGCCATAATGAAACGTCTATCAGAAATATTTTACATTACCATCACCCCCACTGAACTGGACAACCAGGTTCAGACAATATTTACCAGGCCCTCGTGGTGCCTATGAAACCGATATAAGTTACAGAATGTTCTGAGAGCAAACTGTCCTACAACTGCAAAATGTGTTACACATTCTGATGTGAGAGACTACATGGAAGAGGGAATGGAACAAGGGAAAGTTACAAGTTCAGTCAGGATAACGAAGACATGACACATAGATGAGGCCTGTACAGAGACGAGGGACGGGGGGATTCTGCCAACTGTTATGTGCGAGCGCTCCTCTCCGTCTCTGCCAGACACTCCCTGACCAGCGCCCTCGCGTGAATGATACCTAGAAAACAGATCAACAACATCACAAGTTGGGATTTATAACTTTTACTTCATGTGTGGAGATTTCCACATTTAACCTGAATGTGAATTGAAATGCAGCTATTTCCAGGTAAACTCATATGTACTAAGTATTGGTGCCATGTGAGTAGGGAACAATGGGATCCTTGGGACTAACTGTCACCTCATTGAGTCACctcattgaagttgaaatgtgttaaggttagggtttagggtagggacgtcccaaggagcCCAGATAACCATGTGAGTAGAGAACAAAATGGCCGTCGTGTGAGAAGCATGGGTGAAATGTTTGTTTAATTGAAAAGTATTTACTTCAGTAATTATTCATAAGAAAAACATGTTCCTTGGGATTACAAGCCTTGGAATAGGGATTTCTGGACTGACCATCTCAAATAATATGACTACCTTTCATCACCAAGTAGTGGTTAATTCATTATTTTTGATGTGTCCTGCATTTGGGCAATTCCCCTGTAACGGAATTACGACGAGACTCCGatatttcactttaaaatgtatgccaaaccaaAAAAcactgatttcaaagtttaacaaaccgtACAAAAACGATGGTTTTTGTTTGGTATCCATGTTAAAGTGAATCTTAGTCGcagcgtaattccgttaccatggAATTTCCCATTTTCATTTTGTGCATAACATTTACGTTTCATGAATTGAACATAATTTAGGCTTCTTTGGCTTTAAAGGACAATGTCAGATTGGACTGGCTGTCATTTTGCTAATTGAAATTGGTGGATTTAAACTTTGATGATTGATTGACTGGATGACTGCGCTTGTTGATGGTTTTATTGAATGCAGGAAGCCTTGGAACATATAATTTGGCTTATTTCAATGATTTACGTGTGCTGCTGCTGCCATGCAATGTTGCTGATTGTTTTCACCCACTGCCTTATGTTAATTTCTTATAGCTGTGTTTATGCCAATAATATTAATGTGCTTACTGTCTGCTTGCTGGGTATGTGCACTGTGGTTAGGGAAAATTAAAGTAACCTCTATGGAGTACTGATAAACACCCTACGTCAATACAACCACAACCTTTGCTCCAAACTTCGGGAGGATATTTGTGGCCTAGGCGTTTAGCCGGGCAGGCTGCAGTACCTCTCTTTAGCCTCTCCATGGCGCTCTTGCTCCCGGCGTAGGTGGGGCGGATCTCGCGACTCATCTCCTCGATGACTGACAGCAGCTCGCTGTAGGTTGAGCCTTGAgacactttcactggctgtgtgtgagagaggggggggggggggggacaaaggtCATATGCTGGAAGAGAGCGAAAACAACTAGAACTCCGAATTGACCCTGAACAAGATATAATCATTTTATACAGAGTAGAGATACGGGGATAATTACCATGACGAATCGACAGAAATGCAAATAAACATACAATTAAATTGACCAGTAATGACCATCTGCTTTGTATTTGTTGTTAGTGATACCTGGACCCTATTGATATAATACCCTGAATAACATCACATGATATTTAACATGACTTTCTAAAATAGCATAGGCACTAGTTAAAGCAGTTGGAGATGAGGATCAGGCTGTTCAGTCCCACCTGAACGAAGCCCATCGACGGCGGGCCGAAATCACTGAACGCCGGTCTGAagttggaggaggaggggagtgaggGGGAGGGCACACTGGAGCCTaggcagaggaaagagagaattCAGACGCACTGAAGCGCCCTATGACTGGTTAACATCTTTGAAATGGGAGGCAGGGGCAGAAAGGCTCCGTGGCATAGTGGTGTATTCATTCTCAGGTAAGAGGGATTGTTACATTATGGGTTGGTAgtaaactcagtaaaaaaagaatCGTccactcactgtcaactgcgtttattttcagcaaacttaacgtgtaaatatttgtatgaaaataacaagattcaacaactgagacataaactgaacaagttccacagacatgtgactaacagaaatggaatagtgTCCCAGGACAAGGGGGGGTAGCCCtagccctccgatccaacagtttCCAggtgtgctcaatgggattgagatccgggctcttcactggccatggcagaacactgacattcctgtcttgcaggaatttACGCACAGAGTGAGCAGTAtcgctggtggcattgtcatgctggagggtcatgtcaggatgagcctgcaagaagggtaccacatgagggaggaagatgtcttccctgtaacacacagcgttgagattgcctgcaacgacaacaagctcagtccgatgatgctgagacacaccgtcccagaccatgacggaccctccacctcgatcccgctccagagtacaggcctcggtgtaacgctcattccttcgacgataaacgcgaatccgaccatcacccctggtgagaagaCTGCGActagtcagtgaagagcactttttgccagtcctgtctggtccagcgacggttggtttgtgcccataggcgatgttgttg
This genomic interval from Salvelinus alpinus chromosome 6, SLU_Salpinus.1, whole genome shotgun sequence contains the following:
- the LOC139578966 gene encoding cyclin-dependent kinase 2-associated protein 2-like isoform X1, with product MSSQGPSPPVKLYQHRVDGTDGSGASLYGEVRSDITMSYKPIAPAPSGSNHTPPGSSVPSPSLPSSSNFRPAFSDFGPPSMGFVQPVKVSQGSTYSELLSVIEEMSREIRPTYAGSKSAMERLKRGIIHARALVRECLAETERSART
- the LOC139578966 gene encoding cyclin-dependent kinase 2-associated protein 2-like isoform X2; translation: MSYKPIAPAPSGSNHTPPGSSVPSPSLPSSSNFRPAFSDFGPPSMGFVQPVKVSQGSTYSELLSVIEEMSREIRPTYAGSKSAMERLKRGIIHARALVRECLAETERSART